The genomic region GGTGTCCCCCGACGCTCTCTTCTTCCACACCGTGGCGCCCGCGCTCCTCTGCCGGCGGTGGCTGCGCCGGGTGCCTTCGGTCATCTCGCTGGATGCCACTCCGGCCAATGTCGACGAGATCGGCGCGGGATACGGGCACCGGGTCGGACCCGCGCCCCTGGAGGCGGCCAAGACCAGCCTGGCCCGGGCCGCGCTGGCCGACGCCGCTGTCGTGGTGGCGTGGAGCCACTGGGTCCGGCGCTCGCTCGTGTCCGACTACGGCGTCCGGCCCGACCGCATCGTGGTCCAGCCCCCGGGCGTGCCCCTCGAGCGGTTCCCGGTGCCACCCCACCGGACGCCCGATCGAGTACGACTCCTCTTCGTGGGAGGCGACTTCGCGCGCAAGGGCGGGCCCGCCCTCCTGCGCGCATTCGAAGACCTCCCCGCCCGGTGCGAGCTGGACGTGGTGACGTCCGCCGATCTCCCCGGGTCCGAGCGGGTACGGGTCCACCGCGGCCTCACCCCGGACCACCCCGAGCTCCTCCGGCTCTACGCCGGAGCCGACGTCTTCGTGCTGCCCACCCGCGCCGACACGTGGGGCCATGCCGTGGTCGAAGCCATGGCGTCCGGGCTGCCCGTCGTCACGACCGCGGTCGGTGCCCTGCCCGAGATGGTCACCGACGGAGTGGAGGGGCTGGTCGTCGACCCGGAGGACGGCCGCGCCCTCACCCTCGCCCTCCGGCAGCTGGTTGGGGATCCGGGGCTGCGCAGCCGGTTGGGTGCGGCGGCGCGCCGGAAGGCCGAGGAGGAGTACGACGGCCGCCGGAACATGGGCCGCATCGTCGACCTGGTGGTGGAGGCGGCGCAGCGCCCGATGGTCAGGCGTTGAGCATCGACGAGGCCGGCGGCCGCGACAGCGCTCCGCCCGGGGAGGCCGCGGTGGGGCCGGACCCCGAGAGTGCCGCCCGGAAGCAATTCCTCTCGGCTCGCGCCCTGCGCATCCTGCGTGTCGCGTTCTCCGTCGCGGTGGTGGCCGCCCTGGGCGTCGTCTGTTACCACGCCATCAGCGGCGTCTCCTCGCTGTCGTTCGACATCCGGCCGGCGTGGTTGATCGGGGCATGGCCACTGGCACTGGCGTCGTTCCCCCTCCTCGCCGTGGCGTGGTCGCAGATGCTCGCCGCCTACGGCCACCAGGTGCCGGTCCCGGTCGTCGTCCGTCTCTGGTCCCTGGCGCAGGCCAGCCGGTACCTCCCCACCGGCCTGGCCGCGGTGGCCAGCCGGGCCGTGCTGGCGGCCCGCCACGGCGTTCCCCGGGCCCTGTCGGTCACCACCATGGCGGCCGAGGGCGCCCTCCTGGCGGCGTGGTGCGCGCTCGGGGCCGGCGCTCTTCTGGCCGCGGGAGGCCACCAGCCGGTGATCCCGGTGGCGATCGGGGGCCTGGCCGGGATCGTCGCCGTGCCGGTCGCCCTGCACCTGGCCGGACGGGCGCGGTGGGGCCAGGCGCCGCGGAGCCGGTTGGCCCGCTTCGTCGTCCGCTTCACCCGGTCCGAGCAGCCCCCTCGGTCACAACCGCTCGCCAAGGCGGTCCTCACCATCGGGCTCAGCCTGATCGTCAAGACCGTGGTCTTCGTCCTGTACGCCCGGGCCCTGCTGCCCGTCCACCTCTCCGACCTGGCCCTGCTGGTCGGCGCCACCAACCTGGCGGCGGTGGCCGGCCTGGTCGGGGTGACGCCGGCCGGCATCGGGGTCCGGGAGGGGGTGCTGGTGGCGCTGCTCGAGCACCGCTTCGGCGCCGCCAACGCCACCGCCATGGCGCTCACGCTGCGGGTGTGGGATCTCACTGTGGAGCTGCCCTGGGTGATCGGATCGGTGCTGGTGAGCCGCCGTCGTCCGGTCTGACCGGGCGGTGACCGTGGGAGCGGCGGTCCGGCGCCGGCGGGTCGGGGAGCCCGCCCCGGCCCCGGTCGCCTGGTGGCAGCCGGCGGTCGCGCTCCTCGTACTGGTCGGCGTGGTGGCCCGGGTGTGGATGCTCTGGCACGCCCCGCTCAACGCCGACGAGGCCAACGCCGGCCTGATGGCGCGCCAGATCCTGCACGGCCACTTCTACACGTTCTTCTGGGGCGGCCAGTACGGGGGGATCGAGCCCTACGCCATGGCCCCGTTCGTTCTCGTGTTCGGGAACAACCCGATAGCCCTCAACGCCGTCCCCGCCGTCCTTGCCGGCGTCTCCTGCCTGCTCGTGTGGCGCGTGGGCCTGCTCGTGTTCTGGAACCGGGCCGTGGCGGCGCTGGCGGGGGCCGTGGCGTGGGTCTGGCCCGAGAACAACATGTGGCTGTCGACACGCGAGTCGGGGTTCCGGCAGGCCACGTTCGTGTGCGGACTCCTGGTGCTCCTGTTGGCGGCGCGTGTGGCCTACCGCTCCCGTCCGGGGTCGCGGCGGGACTGGCTGCTCCTCGGGCTCGCCGCCGGGGCGGGCTGGTGGTCTTCGCCCGAGATCGTCTACTACCTGGCGCCGGCCGGCGTCCTCCTGGTCCTCCGGCACGGGCGGGAGTTGCGCGACCGCGATCCGGACGTGTGGCGACGGGTGGCCCGGGCGGCGGTGGGCGGCGTCATCGGCGCCCTGCCGTGGCTGTACACCAACATCCAAGACGGCTTCCTGTCCCTCACCGAGCCGACGTCACACACGTCGTACGGGACCCGCCTGCACGTCTTTGCCGCCAAGGTGGCGCCGATGCTGCTCGGGCTCCGGGCCGAGGGGGCGGGACAGTGGATCCTCCGGCCCCCCATCGCGCGCGGCCTCGACGCCGTCGCGGTCGAGCTGCTGATCGCCGCCGCCATCGCCGCCTTCTGGTGGCAACCCCGGGCCCGCTTCCTGGTGGCCGGCATCGTCGCGTTCCCGTTCCTGTACGCCGCCTTCCCCCCGAACGGGTTCTGGAACGACGGTCGCTACGGCGCCCCTCTGGCACCGATGATCGTCCTGGTGCTCGTGGGCGGCGGGGCGCTGCTCCTGTCCGGGCTGGCCCGCCTGGCGCCGTACGCCGCCACCGGGCTCGAGCTGGCCGCCGGGCTGGCGGCCGCGGCCACCGTGGCGGCCACGTTCAACCTCTCCCAGGCTCACGCCCTCGGGTCGTGGTCGGCCCTCACGACCTTCGGGCCCGACCCGAACCGCGGCACCCGGCAGGTCATTGTCGACCTCGACGCCCTCCACGTGCGCGACGCCTACGCCACCTACTGGATCTCC from Acidimicrobiales bacterium harbors:
- a CDS encoding lysylphosphatidylglycerol synthase domain-containing protein, whose product is MSIDEAGGRDSAPPGEAAVGPDPESAARKQFLSARALRILRVAFSVAVVAALGVVCYHAISGVSSLSFDIRPAWLIGAWPLALASFPLLAVAWSQMLAAYGHQVPVPVVVRLWSLAQASRYLPTGLAAVASRAVLAARHGVPRALSVTTMAAEGALLAAWCALGAGALLAAGGHQPVIPVAIGGLAGIVAVPVALHLAGRARWGQAPRSRLARFVVRFTRSEQPPRSQPLAKAVLTIGLSLIVKTVVFVLYARALLPVHLSDLALLVGATNLAAVAGLVGVTPAGIGVREGVLVALLEHRFGAANATAMALTLRVWDLTVELPWVIGSVLVSRRRPV
- a CDS encoding glycosyltransferase family 4 protein — translated: TVGHVAFSRRLEETAAGRSDLETRWFLLDPEPQGAVERLPPFSRIWTARAALRTRRLLDRSVVSPDALFFHTVAPALLCRRWLRRVPSVISLDATPANVDEIGAGYGHRVGPAPLEAAKTSLARAALADAAVVVAWSHWVRRSLVSDYGVRPDRIVVQPPGVPLERFPVPPHRTPDRVRLLFVGGDFARKGGPALLRAFEDLPARCELDVVTSADLPGSERVRVHRGLTPDHPELLRLYAGADVFVLPTRADTWGHAVVEAMASGLPVVTTAVGALPEMVTDGVEGLVVDPEDGRALTLALRQLVGDPGLRSRLGAAARRKAEEEYDGRRNMGRIVDLVVEAAQRPMVRR
- a CDS encoding glycosyltransferase family 39 protein, giving the protein MTVGAAVRRRRVGEPAPAPVAWWQPAVALLVLVGVVARVWMLWHAPLNADEANAGLMARQILHGHFYTFFWGGQYGGIEPYAMAPFVLVFGNNPIALNAVPAVLAGVSCLLVWRVGLLVFWNRAVAALAGAVAWVWPENNMWLSTRESGFRQATFVCGLLVLLLAARVAYRSRPGSRRDWLLLGLAAGAGWWSSPEIVYYLAPAGVLLVLRHGRELRDRDPDVWRRVARAAVGGVIGALPWLYTNIQDGFLSLTEPTSHTSYGTRLHVFAAKVAPMLLGLRAEGAGQWILRPPIARGLDAVAVELLIAAAIAAFWWQPRARFLVAGIVAFPFLYAAFPPNGFWNDGRYGAPLAPMIVLVLVGGGALLLSGLARLAPYAATGLELAAGLAAAATVAATFNLSQAHALGSWSALTTFGPDPNRGTRQVIVDLDALHVRDAYATYWISYDVMFLSAGRITMTEIDDIRWRGAYDAVNASPDPAWVYVNPQAEKAATVQFGVSDLGFPESQIVHYLQAHAIAYQYHRVGLVDVIQPARKVTPSDIGARPVFVWNPAQ